In one Oryza glaberrima chromosome 2, OglaRS2, whole genome shotgun sequence genomic region, the following are encoded:
- the LOC127763378 gene encoding cullin-3A-like, with protein sequence MSGGGPPKKRNFKIELFKHRVELDPKYAERTWKVLEHAIHEIYNHNASGLSFEELYRSAYNMVLHKYGEKLYDGLERTMTWRLKEISKSIEAAQGGLFLEELNAKWMDHNKALQMIRDILMYMDRTYVPQSRRTPVHELGLNLWRDHIIHSPMIHSRLLDTLLDLIHRERMGEMINRGLMRSITKMLMDLGAAVYQDDFEKPFLDVTASFYSGESQEFIECCDCGNYLKKSERRLNEEMERVSHYLDAGTEAKITSVVEKEMIANHMHRLVHMENSGLVNMLVDDKYDDLARMYNLFRRVFDGLSTIRDVMTSYLRETGKQLVTDPERLKDPVEFVQRLLNEKDKHDKIINVAFGNDKTFQNALNSSFEYFINLNNRSPEFISLYVDDKLRKGLKGATEEDVEVILDKVMMLFRYLQEKDVFEKYYKQHLAKRLLSGKTVSDDAERSMIVKLKTECGYQFTSKLEGMFTDMKTSQDTMIDFYAKKSEELGDGPTLDVHILTTGSWPTQPCPPCNLPTEILAICDKFRTYYLGTHSGRRLTWQTNMGTADIKATFGKGQKHELNVSTYQMCVLMLFNSTDGLTYKDIEQDTAIPASDLKRCLQSLACVKGKNVLRKEPMSKDISEDDTFYFNDKFTSKLVKVKIGTVVAQKESEPEKQETRQRVEEDRKPQIEAAIVRIMKSRRVLDHNSIVAEVTKQLQARFMPNPVVIKKRIESLIEREFLERDKADRKLYRYLA encoded by the exons atgagcggGGGCGGGCCGCCGAAGAAGCGCAACTTCAAGATCGAGCTGTTCAAGCACCGCGTGGAGCTCGACCCCAAGTACGCGGAGCGGACATGGAAGGTCCTGGAGCACGCCATCCACGAGATCTACAACCACAACGCCAGTGGCCTCTCCTTCGAGGAGCTCTACAG GAGTGCCTACAACATGGTGCTCCACAAGTATGGTGAGAAGCTATATGATGGCCTGGAGAGAACTATGACATGGCGCTTGAAGGAAATATCAAAATCAATAGAGGCTGCACAGGGTGGTTTGTTTCTGGAGGAGCTGAATGCCAAGTGGATGGATCACAATAAGGCATTGCAGATGATCCGAGATATTCTAATGTACATGGATCGAACATATGTCCCGCAATCCCGTAGAACACCTGTTCATGAGCTTGGTTTGAATTTGTGGAGGGATCACATAATTCACTCTCCCATGATTCATAGTCGGCTGCTTGATACCCTTCTGGATCTTATTCACAGGGAGAGAATGGGTGAAATGATTAACAGAGGCCTGATGAGGAGCATAACGAAAATGTTAATGGATCTTGGTGCTGCTGTATATCAAGATGACTTTGAGAAGCCGTTTTTGGATGTTACAGCTAGCTTCTACAGTGGAGAGTCTCAGGAGTTCATTGAGTGCTGTGACTGTGGGAACTATCTTAAGAAGTCCGAGAGACGTCTCAATGAGGAAATGGAACGTGTCTCACACTACTTGGATGCTGGCACTGAGGCAAAGATAACTAGTGTGGTTGAGAAAGAAATGATTGCCAATCACATGCATAGATTGGTTCATATGGAAAACTCAGGCCTTGTAAATATGCTTGTAGATGACAAATATGACGACTTGGCTAGGATGTACAACTTATTCCGAAGGGTGTTTGATGGGCTATCGACAATCAGAGATGTGATGACTTCATACCTAAGGGAAACTGGGAAGCAGTTAGTGACAGATCCTGAGAGGTTGAAAGACCCAGTGGAATTTGTTCAGCGCTTGTTAAATGAGAAGGACAAGCATGATAAGATCATCAACGTTGCTTTTGGCAATGACAAAACTTTCCAGAATGCTCTAAATTCATCCTTTGAGTACTTCATCAACTTAAACAACAGGTCACCTGAATTCATATCGTTGTATGTTGATGATAAACTCCGGAAAGGATTGAAAGGAGCCACAGAAGAGGATGTGGAGGTTATTCTGGACAAAGTCATGATGCTGTTTCGGTACCTCCAGGAGAAGGATGTATTTGAGAAGTACTACAAGCAGCATTTGGCGAAAAGACTATTGTCTGGCAAAACTGTTTCTGATGATGCTGAGAGGAGTATGATAGTTAAACTCAAGACAGAATGTGGGTACCAGTTCACTTCCAAATTAGAGGGCATGTTCACTGACATGAAGACCTCTCAGGACACTATGATAGACTTTTATGCCAAGAAGTCTGAGGAACTTGGCGATGGCCCAACACTTGATGTCCACATTCTTACAACTGGTTCTTGGCCAACACAGCCCTGCCCTCCCTGCAACCTTCCAACTGAAATCCTTGCAATATGTGATAAGTTCCGGACATACTACCTTGGAACTCACAGTGGCCGGAGATTGACATGGCAAACAAACATGGGAACAGCTGACATAAAAGCCACATTTGGGAAAGGTCAGAAGCATGAACTAAATGTATCCACTTATCAGATGTGTGTTCTCATGCTGTTTAATTCTACCGATGGGTTAACCTACAAAGACATCGAACAAGATACTGCGATACCTGCCTCGGATCTAAAGAGATGCCTTCAATCTCTTGCTTGTGTCAAGGGGAAGAATGTTCTCCGCAAGGAACCCATGAGCAAAGATATATCGGAGGATGACACATTCTACTTCAACGACAAGTTCACAAGCAAGCTTGTTAAGGTCAAGATTGGGACAGTAGTGGCGCAAAAGGAATCTGAGCCAGAGAAACAAGAGACTCGTCAACGGGTTGAGGAGGACAGGAAACCTCAAATTGAGGCTGCTATCGTCAGGATTATGAAATCCAGGAGGGTCTTGGATCATAACAGCATTGTAGCTGAGGTTACCAAGCAATTGCAAGCCCGATTCATGCCGAATCCTGTTGTCATAAAGAAACGCATAGAATCTCTAATTGAGCGTGAATTCTTAGAGAGGGACAAAGCAGATAGGAAGTTATATCGCTATCTTGCATAG